The DNA window ACGCATCGTACGGTTGGGATTTGCGCAGATCCCACTTGATGCCGGAACCGCGCAACATAACACCGCTGAAACCGTAGTTTAGGGCATCCTCGGCCGATACCACACCGATATCAACCGTGCGCTGCACCCAGATACGGTTGGTCGTCAGCACATCCTCCACCTCGTCCAACCGTTCGCCAAATTTGGACGCAAACTCGTAGATGTCGTCGAGCAGTCCGAGTGGGAGATCTTGCGAGACGCCACCGGGCCGGATGTAAGCGGCATGCATACGGGCACCGGACACACGCTCGTAGAACTCCATCATCTTTTCGCGCTCCTCGAACAGCCAGAAGAACGGTGTTAGGGCACCCACATCCAGTGCGTGCGTACCGACCGCCATGATGTGGTTCAGGATGCGTGTAATTTCACCGAACAGCACCCGAATGTACTTCGCCCGTAGCGGGATATCGATGTTAAGCAGCTTTTCGACCGCGAGCGAGTAACACTGCTCATTGCACATCATCGACACGTAGTCGAGACGATCGAAGTACGGTAACGCCTGTGTGTACGTCTTGTACTCGATCAGCTTCTCGGTACCACGGTGCAGCAGCCCAATGTGCGGATCGGCACGCATCACTGTCTCACCGTCCAGCTCCAGCACCAACCGCAACACACCGTGCGCAGCCGGATGCTGGGGCCCAAAGTTAAGGCTTAGGTTCCGTACCGTCTTCTCCACCGGTGCGATCTTGCTGTTCCATGGCGGTAGCTTCCAGCGCGAGGTCACCTCATCCGGATACATGACCGGTCCCTTAAACTGATCGATAAACTCCTCGTCCGGGAACCATTTGCCGGCGGAACGGGACGGTTGGCGCGCATTATATAAAGCGGCGACATTTTTCAGCAGCCCAC is part of the Anopheles funestus chromosome X, idAnoFuneDA-416_04, whole genome shotgun sequence genome and encodes:
- the LOC125770526 gene encoding NADH-ubiquinone oxidoreductase 49 kDa subunit-like isoform X2, whose translation is MAFSVLNTVARRTAANVYVTGGGLLKNVAALYNARQPSRSAGKWFPDEEFIDQFKGPVMYPDEVTSRWKLPPWNSKIAPVEKTVRNLSLNFGPQHPAAHGVLRLVLELDGETVMRADPHIGLLHRGTEKLIEYKTYTQALPYFDRLDYVSMMCNEQCYSLAVEKLLNIDIPLRAKYIRVLFGEITRILNHIMAVGTHALDVGALTPFFWLFEEREKMMEFYERVSGARMHAAYIRPGGVSQDLPLGLLDDIYEFASKFGERLDEVEDVLTTNRIWVQRTVDIGVVSAEDALNYGFSGVMLRGSGIKWDLRKSQPYDAYDLVEFDVPIGTKGDCYDRYLCRIEEMRQSLRIIDQCLNQMPAGEIKTDDAKLTPPSRGEMKHSMEALIHHFKLFTQGYQVPPGATYTAVEAPKGEFGLYLVSDGSSRPYRCKIKAPGFAHLAALDKIGRHHMLADVVAIIGTLDVVFGEIDR
- the LOC125770526 gene encoding NADH-ubiquinone oxidoreductase 49 kDa subunit-like isoform X1; this translates as MRTTVLQCIARVNDVERDSTDSCHIRFGQFHIVVQQFSADGKTIFQWAQNVGSIGKPQQRKGKEKRSSAAGSSSFRQRMAFSVLNTVARRTAANVYVTGGGLLKNVAALYNARQPSRSAGKWFPDEEFIDQFKGPVMYPDEVTSRWKLPPWNSKIAPVEKTVRNLSLNFGPQHPAAHGVLRLVLELDGETVMRADPHIGLLHRGTEKLIEYKTYTQALPYFDRLDYVSMMCNEQCYSLAVEKLLNIDIPLRAKYIRVLFGEITRILNHIMAVGTHALDVGALTPFFWLFEEREKMMEFYERVSGARMHAAYIRPGGVSQDLPLGLLDDIYEFASKFGERLDEVEDVLTTNRIWVQRTVDIGVVSAEDALNYGFSGVMLRGSGIKWDLRKSQPYDAYDLVEFDVPIGTKGDCYDRYLCRIEEMRQSLRIIDQCLNQMPAGEIKTDDAKLTPPSRGEMKHSMEALIHHFKLFTQGYQVPPGATYTAVEAPKGEFGLYLVSDGSSRPYRCKIKAPGFAHLAALDKIGRHHMLADVVAIIGTLDVVFGEIDR